A single region of the Nocardioides ochotonae genome encodes:
- a CDS encoding aspartate/glutamate racemase family protein yields the protein MQTIGMIGGMSWESSAVYYEALNRGVEERVGGLASARTVLSSVDFAELTALQEAERWDDVAAVLVEAARGVERAGADFLLMCTTAFHRVADQVEAAVDIPLLHLADTVAAACTAQGVTSVGFVGTSFAMSRSFFTDRLAAQGLTVHVPDAARHAEIDRIIYEELVHGRALDSSRRTLVQVIDELWDAGAGGVILGCTELELLVKQADADVPLFPSTTLHVAAALDRALA from the coding sequence GTGCAGACCATCGGGATGATCGGCGGCATGAGCTGGGAGAGCAGCGCCGTCTACTACGAAGCTCTCAACCGCGGTGTCGAGGAACGGGTCGGCGGCCTCGCCTCGGCCCGGACGGTGCTCAGCTCGGTGGACTTCGCCGAGCTCACCGCCCTGCAGGAGGCCGAGCGCTGGGACGACGTCGCCGCCGTCCTGGTCGAGGCCGCGCGCGGCGTCGAGCGGGCCGGCGCGGACTTCCTCCTGATGTGCACCACCGCGTTCCACCGGGTCGCCGACCAGGTCGAGGCCGCGGTGGACATCCCGCTGCTCCACCTCGCCGACACGGTCGCCGCGGCCTGCACGGCGCAGGGGGTCACCTCGGTGGGCTTCGTGGGCACGTCGTTCGCCATGTCGCGCTCGTTCTTCACCGACCGGCTGGCCGCGCAGGGCCTCACGGTGCACGTGCCGGACGCGGCGCGGCACGCGGAGATCGATCGGATCATCTATGAGGAGCTCGTCCACGGGCGGGCGCTGGACTCCTCGCGCCGCACGCTCGTGCAGGTGATCGACGAGCTGTGGGACGCCGGCGCGGGCGGAGTCATCCTCGGCTGCACCGAGCTCGAGCTCCTGGTCAAGCAGGCCGACGCGGACGTCCCGCTGTTCCCCAGCACCACGCTCCACGTCGCCGCGGCGCTGGATCGCGCCCTGGCCTGA
- a CDS encoding acyl-CoA synthetase — MALHIADLVEHAVDAVPGRAALVAGDVRLTYAQLEAAANRVAHHLLDAGVRPGDHVGLMARNTAEHVVAMLGCFKARAVPININYRYVAAELDHVLGDSGMVALVHEARYSPVLDEVVPAHERLRHVVVIDDGTEPRPTAYDWTSWDDATTGRSAERDFGPRSPDDVYIVYTGGTTGYPKGVMWRHEDVWRTLGGGLDFVTGEPIEEHDQSRAALTGPQLTCLHLGPIMHANGQWGMLLRFFGGHTNVLLAKFDPAQVWRTVEAERVNTLSLIGDAMARPLIEEHERGAYDASSLATVTSAAAIFSVEVKERWLRELPDVVVLDVIGSSETGMTGNGRIRTETLADKGSLVEVGPETVVIDEEDRILDLDADVGAIGRMARRGSIPLGYLGDPEKTARIFRTIDGVRHAVPGDYVQIEPGRRLTLLGRGSGCINTGGEKVYPEEVEVALKSHPDVFDAVVLGLPDPTYGQQVAALLQARPGALLDVEDVRRHLRTRLSGYKVPRTVHVVARVPRHVTGKADYRQARELADALAPEPAVAPGPAS; from the coding sequence ATGGCCCTCCACATCGCCGACCTCGTCGAGCACGCCGTCGACGCGGTCCCCGGCCGCGCCGCCCTCGTGGCCGGCGACGTCCGGCTCACCTACGCCCAGCTCGAGGCCGCCGCCAACCGGGTCGCCCACCACCTGCTCGACGCCGGCGTGCGGCCCGGCGACCACGTGGGGCTGATGGCCCGCAACACCGCCGAGCACGTCGTGGCGATGCTCGGGTGCTTCAAGGCGCGCGCGGTCCCGATCAACATCAACTACCGCTACGTCGCGGCCGAGCTGGACCACGTGCTCGGCGACTCCGGGATGGTCGCGCTCGTCCACGAGGCGCGCTACTCCCCGGTGCTCGATGAGGTGGTGCCCGCCCACGAGCGGCTGCGCCACGTGGTCGTCATCGACGACGGCACCGAGCCGCGCCCCACGGCGTACGACTGGACCTCGTGGGACGACGCGACGACCGGCCGGTCCGCGGAGCGCGACTTCGGCCCGCGCAGTCCCGACGACGTCTACATCGTCTACACCGGCGGCACCACCGGCTACCCCAAGGGCGTGATGTGGCGCCACGAGGACGTCTGGCGCACCCTCGGCGGCGGCCTCGACTTCGTCACCGGCGAGCCGATCGAGGAGCACGACCAGTCCCGCGCCGCCCTCACCGGGCCGCAGCTGACCTGCCTCCACCTCGGCCCGATCATGCACGCCAACGGCCAGTGGGGGATGCTCCTGCGCTTCTTCGGCGGCCACACCAACGTGCTGCTCGCGAAGTTCGACCCCGCCCAGGTCTGGCGCACCGTCGAGGCCGAGCGGGTCAACACCCTCTCGCTGATCGGCGACGCGATGGCCCGGCCGCTGATCGAGGAGCACGAGCGCGGGGCGTACGACGCCTCGAGCCTGGCCACCGTGACCAGCGCGGCCGCGATCTTCTCCGTCGAGGTCAAGGAGCGCTGGCTGCGCGAGCTGCCCGACGTGGTGGTGCTCGACGTGATCGGCTCCTCGGAGACCGGGATGACCGGCAACGGCCGGATCCGCACCGAGACCCTCGCCGACAAGGGCAGCCTGGTCGAGGTCGGCCCGGAGACGGTCGTGATCGACGAGGAGGACCGCATCCTCGACCTGGACGCGGACGTGGGCGCGATCGGTCGGATGGCCCGGCGAGGGAGCATCCCGCTCGGCTACCTCGGCGACCCGGAGAAGACCGCGCGGATCTTCCGCACCATCGACGGCGTGCGGCACGCGGTCCCCGGCGACTACGTGCAGATCGAGCCCGGCCGCCGGCTGACGCTGCTCGGGCGCGGCTCGGGCTGCATCAACACCGGCGGGGAGAAGGTCTACCCCGAGGAGGTCGAGGTCGCGCTCAAGTCGCACCCGGACGTCTTCGACGCCGTGGTCCTCGGCCTCCCGGACCCGACCTACGGCCAGCAGGTGGCGGCGCTGCTCCAGGCGCGCCCCGGCGCCCTGCTCGACGTGGAGGACGTACGCCGGCACCTGCGCACCCGCCTGTCGGGCTACAAGGTGCCGCGCACCGTGCACGTCGTCGCCCGGGTCCCGCGCCACGTCACCGGCAAGGCGGACTACCGGCAGGCCCGCGAGCTCGCGGACGCCCTGGCGCCCGAGCCCGCCGTGGCACCGGGGCCCGCGTCATGA
- a CDS encoding type III secretion system chaperone family protein, producing the protein MSGQQSAEAAAVVREHLAASGLEYDEDRPGFFSFALPGEKKLQTAVRLDVGEHALGLHAFVCRRPDENHERVYRWLLERNLRLYAVAFAVDTHGDIYLDARLPLAAATPEELDRLLGAVLSAADDSFNTILELGFASSIRKEWEWRKLRGEPTHNLEAFRGWLDPAPED; encoded by the coding sequence GTGAGCGGCCAGCAGAGCGCGGAGGCGGCCGCCGTCGTCCGTGAGCACCTCGCCGCCTCCGGCCTGGAGTACGACGAGGACCGGCCCGGGTTCTTCTCCTTCGCGCTGCCCGGTGAGAAGAAGCTCCAGACCGCCGTGCGCCTCGACGTGGGCGAGCACGCGCTGGGCCTGCACGCGTTCGTGTGCCGGCGCCCCGACGAGAACCACGAGCGTGTCTATCGCTGGCTGCTCGAGCGCAACCTGCGCCTGTACGCCGTGGCGTTCGCCGTCGACACGCACGGCGACATCTACCTCGACGCGCGCCTGCCGCTCGCGGCGGCGACCCCCGAGGAGCTCGACCGGCTGCTGGGCGCGGTGCTGAGCGCCGCCGACGACTCCTTCAACACCATCCTCGAGCTCGGCTTCGCCTCCTCGATCCGCAAGGAGTGGGAGTGGCGCAAGCTGCGCGGCGAGCCCACCCACAACCTCGAGGCCTTCCGCGGCTGGCTCGACCCCGCCCCCGAGGACTGA
- the mshA gene encoding D-inositol-3-phosphate glycosyltransferase, translating to MEDIRDDVRRVAMISLHTSPLDQPGTGDAGGMNVYVIELARRLARQGVEIDIFTRATSSALPPQVSAGDGICVHHVPAGPFEGLTKAELPAQLCVFAREVMRAEAVQPVGHYDAVHSHYWLSGQVGALARDRWGVPLVHSMHTMAKVKNGALAAGDTPEPTARIIGEEQVVAAADMLIANTDLEAKQLINLYDADAGRVEVVHPGVDLGVFRPMDRLATRRELGLPEDAHVLLFAGRIQPLKAPDVLLRAVAVMLERSPGLRARLVVPIVGGPSGTGLERPESLAALARELGIADVVRFVPPVTQPELARWYAAATAVAVPSYNESFGLVAAEAQATGTPVVAAAVGGLTTVVRDRHSGLLVDGHAPDRWADALFRVLDEDLRVRLEAGALEQAREFSWEATASRTLDVYRRAGALMREPAL from the coding sequence GTGGAGGACATTCGCGACGACGTCAGGCGCGTGGCGATGATCAGCCTGCACACCTCGCCCCTCGACCAGCCCGGCACCGGGGACGCCGGCGGCATGAACGTCTACGTCATCGAGCTCGCCCGGCGCCTCGCCCGCCAGGGCGTCGAGATCGACATCTTCACCCGCGCGACGAGCTCGGCGCTTCCGCCGCAGGTCTCCGCCGGCGACGGCATCTGCGTGCACCACGTGCCGGCCGGCCCGTTCGAGGGACTCACCAAGGCCGAGCTGCCGGCGCAGCTGTGCGTGTTCGCGCGCGAGGTGATGCGCGCCGAGGCCGTGCAGCCGGTCGGGCACTACGACGCGGTCCACTCCCACTACTGGCTCTCCGGCCAGGTCGGGGCGCTGGCCCGCGACCGCTGGGGGGTGCCGCTGGTGCACTCGATGCACACGATGGCCAAGGTCAAGAACGGCGCGCTCGCGGCCGGGGACACCCCCGAGCCGACGGCCCGGATCATCGGCGAGGAGCAGGTGGTCGCCGCGGCCGACATGCTCATCGCCAACACCGACCTCGAGGCCAAGCAGCTGATCAACCTCTACGACGCCGACGCCGGTCGCGTCGAGGTGGTGCACCCCGGCGTCGACCTCGGCGTCTTCCGCCCGATGGACCGGCTCGCCACCCGCCGGGAGCTCGGGCTGCCCGAGGACGCCCACGTGCTGCTGTTCGCCGGCCGCATCCAGCCGCTCAAGGCACCCGACGTGCTCCTGCGTGCCGTGGCGGTCATGCTCGAGCGTTCGCCCGGCCTGCGGGCGCGACTGGTCGTCCCGATCGTCGGAGGCCCCTCCGGCACCGGCCTGGAGCGCCCGGAGTCGCTGGCCGCGCTCGCGCGCGAGCTCGGCATCGCCGACGTGGTCCGCTTCGTCCCGCCGGTCACCCAGCCCGAGCTGGCGCGCTGGTACGCCGCCGCCACCGCGGTCGCGGTGCCGTCCTACAACGAGTCCTTCGGGCTGGTCGCCGCCGAGGCGCAGGCCACCGGCACGCCGGTGGTCGCCGCGGCGGTCGGCGGGCTCACCACCGTGGTGCGCGACCGGCACAGCGGGCTGCTGGTCGACGGCCACGCCCCCGATCGCTGGGCGGACGCGCTCTTCCGGGTGCTCGACGAGGACCTGCGGGTCCGACTGGAGGCCGGCGCGCTGGAGCAGGCCCGGGAGTTCTCCTGGGAGGCCACCGCGAGCCGCACCCTGGACGTCTACCGCCGCGCGGGCGCGCTGATGCGGGAGCCGGCCCTGTGA
- a CDS encoding phosphatase PAP2 family protein, whose protein sequence is MLFGVYNLGRIIATGRVASADDNAIAIVRFQRLLQLPDEASLQASALGVHHLVGLADRYYLVHFPVTIAVLVYLYLRRRDVYYWAKRALVLATAAAMVIHIVWPVTPPRLLEASGMVDTGQRAGTSVYGGGPFAAMANEYAAMPSLHVGWALLLAMVLMTLTTSRWRVLWMLHPLLTTVTVVVTANHYILDAAAGALIVVVALALSRPGGPCAVRPGRGGGSPARPR, encoded by the coding sequence GTGCTCTTCGGCGTCTACAACCTCGGGCGCATCATCGCCACCGGTCGCGTGGCCTCCGCCGACGACAACGCGATCGCCATCGTGCGCTTCCAGAGGCTGCTGCAGCTGCCCGACGAGGCGTCCCTCCAGGCGTCGGCGCTCGGCGTGCACCACCTCGTCGGGCTCGCCGATCGCTACTACCTCGTGCACTTCCCGGTCACGATCGCCGTACTGGTCTACCTCTACCTTCGGCGCCGCGACGTCTACTACTGGGCCAAGCGGGCGCTGGTGCTGGCCACCGCGGCCGCGATGGTGATCCACATCGTGTGGCCGGTGACCCCGCCGCGGCTGCTCGAGGCCTCCGGGATGGTCGACACCGGCCAGAGGGCCGGCACCAGCGTCTACGGTGGCGGGCCGTTCGCCGCCATGGCCAACGAGTACGCCGCGATGCCGAGCCTGCACGTCGGCTGGGCGCTGCTGCTCGCCATGGTGCTGATGACGCTCACCACCAGCCGGTGGCGCGTGCTGTGGATGCTGCACCCGCTGCTGACCACCGTGACGGTCGTGGTGACCGCGAACCACTACATCCTCGACGCCGCCGCCGGTGCGCTGATCGTCGTGGTCGCGCTCGCGCTCAGCCGACCCGGTGGACCTTGTGCTGTGCGGCCTGGGCGCGGGGGCGGATCACCAGCTCGTCCACGTTGA
- a CDS encoding SDR family NAD(P)-dependent oxidoreductase has translation MSTPETAAPRTAVVTGASSGIGAATARTLAAAGYHVFCAARRVERIEELAAEIGGTAVVCDVTDAASVAALAERVGPRLDALVNNAGGAFGMRPVAEADTEEWRRMYDINVIGLMQVTRALLPALIASGAGAILNVGSTAGRTAYEGGAGYTAAKHGTKVVTETLRLELFDQPVRVMEIAPGMVRTEEFSLVRFDGDQDRADAVYAGVPEPLVAEDVADAIGWMLTRPAHVNVDELVIRPRAQAAQHKVHRVG, from the coding sequence ATGAGCACCCCTGAGACCGCCGCCCCCCGCACCGCCGTCGTCACCGGCGCCAGCAGCGGCATCGGCGCCGCGACCGCGCGCACGCTGGCCGCCGCCGGCTACCACGTCTTCTGCGCGGCCCGCCGCGTCGAGCGGATCGAGGAGCTGGCCGCCGAGATCGGCGGCACCGCGGTGGTCTGCGACGTCACCGACGCCGCGTCCGTCGCCGCGCTGGCCGAGCGGGTCGGCCCCCGCCTGGACGCGCTGGTCAACAACGCCGGTGGCGCCTTCGGCATGCGCCCGGTCGCGGAGGCCGACACCGAGGAGTGGCGCCGGATGTACGACATCAACGTGATCGGCCTGATGCAGGTCACCCGCGCCCTGCTGCCCGCGCTCATCGCCAGCGGCGCCGGCGCCATCCTCAACGTCGGCTCGACGGCTGGCCGGACCGCCTACGAGGGCGGCGCGGGCTACACCGCCGCCAAGCACGGCACCAAGGTCGTGACCGAGACCCTGCGCCTGGAGCTGTTCGACCAGCCGGTGCGGGTCATGGAGATCGCTCCCGGCATGGTCCGCACCGAGGAGTTCTCACTGGTGCGCTTCGACGGCGACCAGGACCGGGCCGACGCGGTCTACGCCGGCGTGCCGGAGCCGCTGGTCGCCGAGGACGTCGCGGACGCGATCGGGTGGATGCTCACCCGGCCGGCGCACGTCAACGTGGACGAGCTGGTGATCCGCCCCCGCGCCCAGGCCGCACAGCACAAGGTCCACCGGGTCGGCTGA
- the typA gene encoding translational GTPase TypA: MSDTKSANLRNVAIVAHVDHGKTTLVDAMLRQAGAFSEHEAESVADRVMDSGDLEREKGITILAKNTAIHYNGPSAPEGMTINIIDTPGHADFGGEVERGLSMVDGIVLLVDASEGPLPQTRFVLRKALNAKMPVVLVVNKVDRGDARISEVVDETYELFMDLLDDTHGQDALDFPVVYASGKAGIASLEKPENATLPDGKDLEPLFKTIIDTIPAPTYTEGAPLQAHVTNLDASPFLGRLALVRIHEGTLRKGQTVAWMRRDGSLKNVKITELLITEGLERKPGEIAGPGDIVAIAGIPEIMIGETLADPENPVALPLIHVDEPAISMTIGTNTSPLVGKVKGSKVTARLVKDRLDAELIGNVSLKVLPTERPDAWEVQGRGELALAILVEQMRREGYELTVGKPQVVTKEIDGKVHEPIERLTIDAPEEYLGAITELLAARKGRMEGMTNHGTGWVRMEFIVPARGLIGFRTEFLTETRGTGIAHHISEGYDRWAGEIRSRNNGSLVADRKGAATAYAMTSLQERGTLFVEPTTEVYEGMIVGENSRADDMDVNITKEKQQTNIRSATSDNFEKLIPPRKLSLEQCLEFCREDECVEVTSDSVRIRKVVLDAGERAKTASRARKANKA; encoded by the coding sequence ATGTCTGACACCAAGTCCGCCAACCTGCGCAATGTCGCGATCGTCGCGCACGTCGACCACGGCAAGACCACGCTGGTCGATGCGATGCTCCGCCAGGCGGGCGCCTTCTCCGAACACGAGGCAGAGAGCGTCGCGGACCGCGTGATGGACTCCGGCGACCTCGAGCGCGAGAAGGGCATCACGATCCTCGCGAAGAACACCGCGATCCACTACAACGGACCGTCCGCCCCCGAGGGCATGACGATCAACATCATCGACACCCCCGGCCACGCCGACTTCGGTGGCGAGGTCGAGCGCGGCCTGTCGATGGTCGACGGCATCGTGCTGCTCGTGGACGCCTCCGAGGGCCCGCTGCCCCAGACGCGCTTCGTGCTGCGCAAGGCGCTCAACGCCAAGATGCCCGTCGTCCTGGTCGTCAACAAGGTCGACCGCGGCGACGCCCGGATCTCCGAGGTCGTCGACGAGACCTACGAGCTGTTCATGGACCTGCTCGACGACACCCACGGCCAGGACGCCCTGGACTTCCCGGTCGTCTACGCCTCCGGCAAGGCCGGCATCGCCAGCCTCGAGAAGCCCGAGAACGCCACCCTGCCCGACGGCAAGGACCTCGAGCCGCTCTTCAAGACGATCATCGACACGATCCCGGCGCCGACCTACACCGAGGGCGCGCCGCTGCAGGCCCACGTCACCAACCTCGACGCCTCGCCGTTCCTCGGCCGCCTCGCGCTGGTCCGCATCCACGAGGGCACGCTGCGCAAGGGCCAGACCGTGGCCTGGATGCGCCGCGACGGCTCGCTCAAGAACGTCAAGATCACCGAGCTCCTGATCACCGAGGGCCTCGAGCGCAAGCCCGGCGAGATCGCCGGCCCCGGCGACATCGTCGCGATCGCCGGCATCCCCGAGATCATGATCGGCGAGACGCTGGCCGACCCGGAGAACCCGGTCGCGCTGCCGCTCATCCACGTCGACGAGCCCGCGATCTCGATGACCATCGGCACCAACACCAGCCCGCTCGTGGGCAAGGTGAAGGGCTCCAAGGTCACCGCCCGCCTGGTCAAGGACCGCCTCGACGCCGAGCTCATCGGCAACGTCTCGCTCAAGGTCCTCCCGACCGAGCGCCCGGACGCGTGGGAGGTCCAGGGCCGCGGCGAGCTGGCGCTGGCGATCCTCGTGGAGCAGATGCGTCGCGAGGGCTACGAGCTCACCGTCGGCAAGCCGCAGGTGGTCACCAAGGAGATCGACGGCAAGGTCCACGAGCCGATCGAGCGCCTCACCATCGACGCCCCCGAGGAGTACCTCGGCGCGATCACCGAGCTCCTCGCCGCCCGCAAGGGCCGCATGGAGGGCATGACCAACCACGGCACCGGCTGGGTCCGCATGGAGTTCATCGTGCCGGCGCGTGGCCTGATCGGCTTCCGCACCGAGTTCCTCACCGAGACCCGTGGCACCGGCATCGCCCACCACATCTCCGAGGGCTACGACCGCTGGGCCGGCGAGATCCGCTCGCGCAACAACGGCTCGCTGGTCGCCGACCGCAAGGGCGCGGCCACGGCGTACGCCATGACGTCGCTGCAGGAGCGCGGCACCCTGTTCGTCGAGCCGACGACCGAGGTCTACGAGGGCATGATCGTCGGCGAGAACTCCCGCGCCGACGACATGGACGTCAACATCACCAAGGAGAAGCAGCAGACCAACATCCGGTCCGCCACCTCCGACAACTTCGAGAAGCTGATCCCGCCGCGCAAGCTCTCCCTCGAGCAGTGCCTGGAGTTCTGTCGCGAGGACGAGTGCGTCGAGGTCACCTCCGACTCCGTGCGCATCCGCAAGGTCGTCCTCGACGCCGGTGAGCGCGCGAAGACCGCCTCGCGCGCCCGCAAGGCCAACAAGGCCTGA
- a CDS encoding DMT family transporter, giving the protein MRTPLDRSAGSGSGSRDAGTPADPATSTAGWLPLAAVAVTLLCWASAFVAIRHLADDFSPGALSLGRLLVGALVLAAVALPKGLPRPTRREWVSIVAIGVLWFGVYNVALNEGEQRVDAGTAAMLIQVAPVLIALLAAMFLGERFTAYLGVGLALAFAGVALISMSTSEGNERDLVGVLLCLLAAGVYAISLVLQKPLVARLSGLHVTWLACTVGAVSCLPFAGQLAGEVADAPLSSVLWVVYLGVFPTAIAFSTYAYALSHMSASNLGVTTYLVPPLTIVMGVLFLSEAPPTMAYAGGALALVGVAVSRRKPRTVAAAPARTP; this is encoded by the coding sequence GTGCGCACTCCCCTCGACCGCTCCGCCGGCTCCGGCTCCGGCTCCCGCGACGCCGGCACTCCTGCGGACCCCGCCACCTCGACGGCGGGCTGGCTGCCGCTGGCCGCGGTGGCGGTCACGCTGCTGTGCTGGGCCTCGGCGTTCGTGGCGATCCGCCACCTCGCCGACGACTTCTCCCCCGGCGCGCTGTCGCTGGGCCGCCTGCTCGTGGGGGCACTGGTCCTCGCCGCGGTCGCCCTGCCGAAGGGGCTGCCCCGACCCACGCGGCGTGAGTGGGTCTCGATCGTGGCCATCGGCGTGCTGTGGTTCGGCGTCTACAACGTGGCGCTCAACGAGGGCGAGCAGCGCGTCGACGCCGGCACGGCCGCCATGCTGATCCAGGTCGCGCCGGTGCTGATCGCGCTGCTGGCCGCGATGTTCCTCGGCGAGCGGTTCACGGCCTACCTCGGGGTCGGCCTCGCGCTCGCCTTCGCCGGCGTCGCGCTGATCAGCATGTCCACCTCCGAGGGCAACGAGCGCGACCTGGTCGGCGTACTGCTGTGCCTGCTCGCGGCGGGGGTCTACGCCATCAGCCTGGTGCTCCAGAAGCCGCTGGTCGCGCGCCTCTCCGGCCTGCACGTCACCTGGCTGGCCTGCACCGTCGGCGCGGTCTCCTGCCTGCCGTTCGCCGGCCAGCTCGCCGGGGAGGTGGCCGACGCGCCGCTGAGCTCGGTGCTGTGGGTGGTCTACCTCGGCGTCTTCCCCACCGCGATCGCGTTCAGCACCTACGCCTACGCGCTGTCGCACATGAGCGCCAGCAACCTGGGCGTCACGACCTACCTGGTGCCGCCGCTGACGATCGTGATGGGCGTGCTCTTCCTCTCCGAGGCGCCGCCCACGATGGCGTACGCCGGGGGCGCGCTCGCCCTGGTCGGGGTGGCGGTGTCCCGGCGCAAGCCCCGCACCGTCGCCGCCGCGCCGGCCAGGACTCCCTGA
- a CDS encoding enoyl-CoA hydratase → MSFVEVDRPEPGVAVVTLNRPERMNAMAFDVMVPVRDRLVGLGRDNTVRAVVLTGAGTAFCSGADQESAGRPPYADGLPRPAYALRSLEMLEDVVGTLRRMHQPVIAAVNGAAVGGGLCLALACDLRIAGSGAYFRAAGINNGLTASELGLSYLLPRAVGSSHAADLMFTGRDVDAAEAARIGLVSRVADPVLAEAVAIGVRIAELSQPGIELTKRTLHAGIAAGSLESHMPVEGIGQLYLRLLTDNFEEATRARKAGRAARFSDDRAADQPADQPVDQPVDQPVDQAGVQGAGPG, encoded by the coding sequence ATGAGCTTCGTCGAGGTGGACCGCCCCGAGCCGGGCGTGGCGGTGGTGACGCTGAACCGCCCCGAGCGGATGAACGCGATGGCCTTCGACGTGATGGTCCCGGTGCGCGACCGGCTGGTGGGGCTCGGCCGCGACAACACGGTCCGGGCGGTGGTGCTCACCGGCGCCGGGACCGCCTTCTGCTCCGGGGCGGACCAGGAGTCCGCGGGCCGCCCGCCGTACGCCGACGGCCTGCCGCGCCCGGCGTACGCCCTGCGCTCGCTGGAGATGCTCGAGGACGTCGTGGGCACACTGCGCCGGATGCACCAGCCGGTCATCGCCGCGGTCAACGGGGCCGCGGTCGGCGGCGGGCTGTGCCTGGCGCTGGCCTGCGACCTGCGGATCGCCGGGAGCGGCGCGTACTTCCGCGCGGCGGGGATCAACAACGGCCTCACCGCGAGCGAGCTCGGGCTGAGCTACCTGCTGCCGCGGGCCGTGGGCTCGAGCCACGCCGCCGACCTGATGTTCACCGGGCGCGACGTCGACGCGGCCGAGGCGGCCCGGATCGGGCTGGTCTCCCGGGTCGCCGACCCGGTGCTGGCGGAGGCGGTGGCGATCGGCGTACGGATCGCGGAGCTCTCCCAGCCCGGCATCGAGCTCACCAAGAGGACCCTGCACGCCGGGATCGCGGCCGGCTCGCTGGAGAGCCACATGCCGGTCGAGGGGATCGGGCAGCTCTACCTGCGGCTGCTCACCGACAACTTCGAGGAGGCGACCCGCGCCCGCAAGGCCGGGCGCGCGGCGCGGTTCAGCGACGACCGCGCCGCGGACCAGCCCGCGGACCAGCCCGTGGACCAGCCCGTGGACCAGCCCGTGGACCAGGCAGGTGTCCAGGGCGCGGGCCCGGGGTAA
- a CDS encoding IclR family transcriptional regulator, with translation MGEGEARPRPQARAGMVERLTRILDVFLVGPDHLLLEEVADLSGLPRSTTYRLLAQLIAMHWLEHGPHGYRLGARARQLGRRVEGSVPLRAAAAEALEELHAATSAVVHLTVLEGSSVEVLDKVGGRHLPDIPTTIGTRYRAEDAVAGRAMLAALPPEQVDRILLDGRASGHLHERLHTIRCRHGIAITSDDMPWELRGVGAAIVGPDGPVGAISVGLPGRAAPVERFVPMLARAVRLTSQRLHDVRLDAERYPKRS, from the coding sequence ATGGGCGAGGGCGAGGCGCGACCCCGGCCGCAGGCCCGCGCGGGCATGGTCGAGCGGCTCACCCGGATCCTCGACGTGTTCCTGGTCGGCCCCGACCACCTGCTGCTCGAGGAGGTCGCCGACCTGTCGGGGCTGCCGCGCTCCACGACGTACCGCCTGTTGGCGCAGCTGATCGCGATGCACTGGCTCGAGCACGGCCCGCACGGCTACCGCCTCGGTGCGCGCGCCCGGCAGCTGGGGCGCCGCGTCGAGGGCAGCGTGCCGCTGCGCGCGGCCGCCGCGGAGGCGCTCGAGGAGCTGCACGCGGCGACCTCCGCGGTCGTGCACCTGACCGTGCTGGAGGGCAGCAGCGTCGAGGTGCTCGACAAGGTCGGCGGGCGGCACCTGCCGGACATCCCCACGACCATCGGCACCCGCTACCGCGCGGAGGACGCCGTCGCCGGCCGTGCCATGCTCGCCGCACTGCCCCCCGAGCAGGTCGACCGGATCCTGCTCGACGGGCGCGCCAGCGGGCACCTGCACGAGCGGCTGCACACCATCCGTTGCCGCCACGGGATCGCGATCACCAGCGACGACATGCCCTGGGAGCTGCGCGGGGTCGGGGCCGCGATCGTGGGTCCCGACGGCCCCGTCGGCGCGATCTCGGTGGGGCTGCCGGGGCGGGCCGCGCCGGTGGAGCGGTTCGTGCCGATGCTCGCCCGCGCGGTGCGTCTCACGTCACAGCGGCTGCACGACGTACGTCTCGATGCGGAGCGATACCCCAAGCGGTCGTAA